The Vicinamibacteria bacterium genome has a segment encoding these proteins:
- a CDS encoding glycosyltransferase family 87 protein: MVLISTVALCLHTTLVKRPANYRVVTGAGWNIVSGDNPYAPELGLDRFKYSPLAGLLTIPFAQLPREGLFLFLLTQCALFFWGFPRWSRAAGYSLGLSSKLKWVALGSIALDLAVAIQNAQVNLGIFGLMLLGAAQYAEGKCFRSGLVLSLATNLKLFPFTLVLCLLTSWNAHFWVSVVGGTLAWFLLPAALLGIERNLELHRQWMQLMWRDEDRPFIMLDIGSFLERHFGIDGAIRYPVGVAVGIAIGIGCLVLFRRGERERLHRFLLPINGLYVLLFSYLSESPTSVLAVAGIFLIGATAVEKSGERIYWAAWVLALVLVPGLYSDFAPPHIEAWARAIHLKTVGYLYVTTMLLILFRASRMSPGGPSSDRMGER, from the coding sequence GTGGTCCTCATCTCGACCGTTGCCCTATGCCTCCACACCACCCTCGTGAAACGACCGGCGAACTACCGGGTCGTTACCGGGGCGGGATGGAACATCGTAAGCGGAGACAACCCGTATGCACCCGAGCTTGGGCTCGACCGCTTCAAGTACAGCCCTCTCGCCGGTCTCTTGACGATTCCCTTTGCCCAATTGCCGCGAGAGGGGCTCTTTCTGTTCTTGCTGACGCAGTGCGCCCTGTTCTTCTGGGGTTTCCCGAGGTGGAGCCGGGCCGCCGGCTATTCGCTCGGCCTTTCCTCGAAGCTGAAATGGGTGGCGCTTGGCTCTATCGCCCTCGATCTCGCCGTCGCCATACAGAACGCCCAAGTCAACTTGGGAATCTTCGGCCTCATGCTGCTTGGCGCGGCCCAGTACGCGGAAGGCAAATGCTTCCGATCCGGTCTCGTACTTTCACTGGCCACCAACCTGAAGCTCTTCCCGTTCACTCTCGTTCTCTGCCTGTTGACAAGTTGGAACGCGCACTTCTGGGTCTCGGTGGTCGGTGGAACGCTGGCGTGGTTCCTGCTGCCGGCGGCGCTCTTGGGTATCGAGCGCAATCTCGAGCTCCATCGACAATGGATGCAATTGATGTGGCGGGATGAGGATCGACCTTTCATCATGCTCGACATCGGTAGCTTTCTCGAGCGCCATTTCGGAATCGATGGCGCGATCCGTTATCCGGTTGGAGTCGCGGTGGGAATCGCTATTGGCATCGGTTGCCTCGTTCTCTTTCGGCGAGGAGAGCGCGAGCGGCTCCACCGTTTCCTTCTTCCCATCAATGGACTCTACGTTTTGTTGTTCTCTTACTTGAGCGAATCGCCCACTTCGGTGCTAGCGGTTGCCGGAATCTTCCTCATCGGAGCGACGGCCGTCGAGAAATCGGGCGAGCGGATCTACTGGGCGGCATGGGTGCTTGCCCTCGTGCTCGTGCCGGGGCTGTATTCGGACTTCGCCCCGCCGCATATCGAGGCCTGGGCGAGGGCGATCCATCTGAAGACCGTTGGGTATCTCTACGTGACGACCATGTTGCTGATTCTTTTTCGAGCATCGAGGATGAGTCCGGGCGGACCGTCCTCGGATAGAATGGGCGAACGGTGA